The Devosia sp. MC521 genome segment GTGCCAAGAATAAACTGCCGAAAACACCAACTCAGCCACTCCCGGACTGCAGCTATTTGTAATTTACGAAGTTCAGGCAATGCGCTCATAAAGCGATAAACGAACTTCTGGAAATTTTTCTGGAAACCCATTGGGTCCAAATAGGAAACAGGCAGCGAATATAGGGGTAACGCCGGATTTGCGTTTTCCATGAACGCGGTGGGCTGGACTACGATTGCTACGTTGCCGTATGCACGCCACATTGAGAGACGGCCCAAGCCATTCTCAAATTTCCGGTGTTCGGAAATGCACACCATATAGGTATCAAGACGCATTTTTCGGACCGCCGCATCCAGATCAGCAGCTACCCAAGCAGCGCTCCCATCAAAATCCCGATCCAATATATTTTTGAGTTTTGTGCCAGCATCTGAATGCCATGCCGCAACTAGCAGGCGATTGCCGTACTCGATTTCAGAAAAATCGTTCATGACCGCAGATTTACGCAGCCATACACTTTCATTGCGCAAAATCTGCAACGCCGCCTCGGCGCTAGTATAGTGCACGAATTGGACGCCGGACGTTATGGCCTTTTGCCGCCTATCGACCGCTTGAAATGCGAATATTCTCTGGAGTGCGTCGATATCCACCATACGCTCCGCGCACGAATGTACATACGCCA includes the following:
- a CDS encoding DUF2971 domain-containing protein translates to MVDIDALQRIFAFQAVDRRQKAITSGVQFVHYTSAEAALQILRNESVWLRKSAVMNDFSEIEYGNRLLVAAWHSDAGTKLKNILDRDFDGSAAWVAADLDAAVRKMRLDTYMVCISEHRKFENGLGRLSMWRAYGNVAIVVQPTAFMENANPALPLYSLPVSYLDPMGFQKNFQKFVYRFMSALPELRKLQIAAVREWLSWCFRQFILGTKHKGFREEREWRVIYSPESPSSPLISKNVEVVRGVVQPVIKLDLRDAPDLGIRGLAVKDFVEKIIIGPTAFPLVQSEAFATVLEAKGVPDPLSRIEISDIPLRQ